The following coding sequences lie in one Alosa sapidissima isolate fAloSap1 chromosome 15, fAloSap1.pri, whole genome shotgun sequence genomic window:
- the LOC121683615 gene encoding von Willebrand factor A domain-containing protein 5A-like isoform X2, whose amino-acid sequence MKSCCGLVTVKNEPVPLKSVEVDVHVQGHVATVTSTLLYVNGEERPLEAVFVFPLPGECAVCHLSAKIGDTEVVAKLQDKQKAREEYDDALSSGHQAFLLEESDQSPDVFQLNVGSLPPGESAAITLVYISELDMQADDALRFCLPAVLNPRYTPQDMDRSQMATVTSVPAGTVPYTLALSAHLSSPQPISKVESNCDLEPLAYLNPDKTQATVSLSPGHLFDRDVELLLYYHDAHKPTAIVEAGLDTAEPGSLMRDPVVLLSIYPEFPAAVTSSLSTCGEFIFVVDRSGSMDCAMHSGKDAKMRIESAKDTLLLLLKSLPMGCYFNIYGFGSRYEHFFPKSVEYNQKTMDDALEKVKGMRADMGGTEILQPLKHIYSQPCIPSHPRQLFIFTDGEVGNTKQVLDLVKINGNSHRCFSFGIGEGASTALITGLAKEASGHAQFITGTDRMQPKVMQSLRYALQPAVKDISVHWNLPDGVSVTTLSPPLKVLFHGQRALLYAQLKGENAANPEGSVTIQYNLLEETVKNQLSFCLRPTGDTGVTLHRLGARTLIRSLEMEERAAGPEAKALREKLLQLSLQSGVSCTHTAFIAIHKGSGQTVQGPLLHRTVPTPGMFFGAPMALCCSMPMTMPMARMAPMRKMANMAPMARMAAVPAMLPEPESPPDPLLQLISLQKASGSWEMESSMAKVLKKTDDELDKLMPVGVDKAVWATVLALIWLYGFRLDARDEWQFVAMKAASWIQAQKVDCVSQCVQAGNALLGCQLQQKTLGL is encoded by the exons ATGAAAAGCTGCTGTGGTTTGGTTACTGTCAAGAATGAGCCAG TTCCTCTGAAGAGTGTGGAGGTAGATGTGCATGTGCAGGGACATGTAGCCACAGTGACCTCCACTCTGCTGTATGTGAATGGAGAAgagcgccccctagaggctgtgtttgtgttccctCTGCCTGGAGAATGTGCCGTCTGTCACCTCAGCGCCAAGATAGGAGACACAGAGGTGGTGGCAAAGCTGCAGGACAAACAGAAG GCCCGGGAGGAGTATGATGATGCATTGAGCTCGGGCCACCAGGCCTTCCTGCTGGAGGAGAGTGATCAGAGCCCAGACGTCTTCCAGCTGAACGTGGGCAGCCTGCCTCCAGGAGAGAGTGCTGCCATCACTCTGGTCTACATCTCAGAGCTGGACATGCAAGCTGACGACGCCCTGCGCTTCTGTCTGCCCGCTGTGCTCAACCCCCGCTACACACCCCAGG ACATGGACAGGAGTCAAATGGCCACTGTGACATCAGTCCCAGCTGGTACGGTGCCCTACACTTTGGCTCTCAGTGCTCACCTGTCCTCCCCCCAGCCCATCTCTAAAGTGGAGTCCAACTGTGATCTGGAGCCACTGGCTTACCTCAACCCAGACAAAACACAGGCCACG GTGAGTCTCTCTCCAGGCCACCTGTTTGATCGTGATGTGGAGCTGCTGCTGTATTACCACGATGCTCATAAGCCCACTGCCATAGTGGAGGCTGGACTGGACACTGCTGAGCCAG GCTCTTTGATGAGGGACCCAGTTGTTTTGCTCAGCATTTACCCAGAGTTCCCTGCTGCAGTAACATCCTCACTTTCCACGTGTGGAGAGTTTATTTTTGTGGTGGACCGATCAGGGAGTATGGACTGCGCAATGCACTCAGGAAAAGATGCAAAGATGCGCATAGAGAGTGCCAAG GACACTCTGCTCCTGCTCTTGAAGAGCCTCCCCATGGGCTGCTACTTCAACATCTATGGCTTTGGCTCCCGTTATGAACATTTCTTCCC GAAGAGCGTTGAGTACAACCAGAAGACGATGGATGATGCTCTTGAGAAAGTGAAGGGAATGAGAGCAGACATGGGGGGCACTGAGATTCTTCAGCCTCTGAAACACATCTACAGCCAGCCCTGCATCCCCAGTCACCCCAGACAG CTCTTCATTTTCACTGATGGAGAGGTGGGGAACACTAAGCAGGTTTTGGACTTGGTGAAGATCAATGGGAATTCTCACCG GTGCTTCTCTTTTGGAATCGGAGAGGGTGCCAGCACTGCTTTAATCACAGGCCTGGCCAAGGAGGCCTCTGGGCATGCTCAGTTCATCACAGGAACAGACCGCATGCAGCCAAAG GTGATGCAGTCTCTGCGCTATGCACTGCAGCCAGCAGTGAAGGACATCTCTGTCCACTGGAACCTTCCAGATGGTGTATCTGTCACCACTTTGTCTCCTCCACTCAAAGTGCTCTTCCATGGTCAAAGGGCCCTGCTCTATGCCCAGCTCAAAGGAGAG AACGCAGCGAATCCTGAAGGATCTGTGACAATACAGTACAACCTGTTGGAGGAGACGGTCAAGAACCAACTCAGCTTCTGCCTCAGACCCACAGGAGACACAGG AGTGACTCTCCACCGGCTGGGGGCTCGGACTCTGATCCGCTCgctggagatggaggagagggcagcAGGGCCAGAGGCGAAGGCCCTGAGAGAGAAGCTGCTGCAGCTCAGCCTGCAGTCTGGagtcagctgcacacacaccgcCTTCATCGCCATCCACAAGGGCAGTGGACAGACTGTGCAGGGACCACTACTGCACAGAACTGTGCCAACGCCAG GAATGTTTTTTGGTGCACCTATGGCCCTTTGCTGTTCAATGCCAATGACAATGCCAATGGCTAGAATGGCCCCAATGCGTAAAATGGCTAACATGGCCCCAATGGCTAGAATGGCTGCAGTGCCTGCAATGCTTCCTG AACCAGAGTCTCCCCCAGATCCCCTCCTTCAGCTGATCTCTCTCCAGAAAGCCTCGGGGTCATGGGAAATGGAGTCCTCCATGGCCAAGGTGTTGAAGAAGACAGATGATGAGTTAGACAAGCTGATGCCAGTGGGG GTGGATAAGGCTGTGTGGGCTACAGTTCTGGCTCTGATTTGGCTCTATGGTTTCCGCCTGGATGCCCGGGATGAATGGCAGTTTGTAGCCATGAAGGCAGCATCATGGATTCAAGCTCAGAAAG TGgactgtgtgtctcagtgtgtgcagGCTGGAAATGCTCTGCTGGGATGTCAGCTGCAGCAGAAGACTCTGGGCCTCTGA
- the LOC121683615 gene encoding von Willebrand factor A domain-containing protein 5A-like isoform X3 has translation MKSCCGLVTVKNEPVPLKSVEVDVHVQGHVATVTSTLLYVNGEERPLEAVFVFPLPGECAVCHLSAKIGDTEVVAKLQDKQKAREEYDDALSSGHQAFLLEESDQSPDVFQLNVGSLPPGESAAITLVYISELDMQADDALRFCLPAVLNPRYTPQDMDRSQMATVTSVPAGTVPYTLALSAHLSSPQPISKVESNCDLEPLAYLNPDKTQATVSLSPGHLFDRDVELLLYYHDAHKPTAIVEAGLDTAEPGSLMRDPVVLLSIYPEFPAAVTSSLSTCGEFIFVVDRSGSMDCAMHSGKDAKMRIESAKDTLLLLLKSLPMGCYFNIYGFGSRYEHFFPKSVEYNQKTMDDALEKVKGMRADMGGTEILQPLKHIYSQPCIPSHPRQLFIFTDGEVGNTKQVLDLVKINGNSHRCFSFGIGEGASTALITGLAKEASGHAQFITGTDRMQPKVMQSLRYALQPAVKDISVHWNLPDGVSVTTLSPPLKVLFHGQRALLYAQLKGENAANPEGSVTIQYNLLEETVKNQLSFCLRPTGDTGVTLHRLGARTLIRSLEMEERAAGPEAKALREKLLQLSLQSGVSCTHTAFIAIHKGSGQTVQGPLLHRTVPTPGMFFGAPMALCCSMPMTMPMARMAPMRKMANMAPMARMAAVPAMLPVMMCCDSMEDDDEMFDGVQEPESPPDPLLQLISLQKASGSWEMESSMAKVLKKTDDELDKLMPVGIHLCVLTPEGLQRLD, from the exons ATGAAAAGCTGCTGTGGTTTGGTTACTGTCAAGAATGAGCCAG TTCCTCTGAAGAGTGTGGAGGTAGATGTGCATGTGCAGGGACATGTAGCCACAGTGACCTCCACTCTGCTGTATGTGAATGGAGAAgagcgccccctagaggctgtgtttgtgttccctCTGCCTGGAGAATGTGCCGTCTGTCACCTCAGCGCCAAGATAGGAGACACAGAGGTGGTGGCAAAGCTGCAGGACAAACAGAAG GCCCGGGAGGAGTATGATGATGCATTGAGCTCGGGCCACCAGGCCTTCCTGCTGGAGGAGAGTGATCAGAGCCCAGACGTCTTCCAGCTGAACGTGGGCAGCCTGCCTCCAGGAGAGAGTGCTGCCATCACTCTGGTCTACATCTCAGAGCTGGACATGCAAGCTGACGACGCCCTGCGCTTCTGTCTGCCCGCTGTGCTCAACCCCCGCTACACACCCCAGG ACATGGACAGGAGTCAAATGGCCACTGTGACATCAGTCCCAGCTGGTACGGTGCCCTACACTTTGGCTCTCAGTGCTCACCTGTCCTCCCCCCAGCCCATCTCTAAAGTGGAGTCCAACTGTGATCTGGAGCCACTGGCTTACCTCAACCCAGACAAAACACAGGCCACG GTGAGTCTCTCTCCAGGCCACCTGTTTGATCGTGATGTGGAGCTGCTGCTGTATTACCACGATGCTCATAAGCCCACTGCCATAGTGGAGGCTGGACTGGACACTGCTGAGCCAG GCTCTTTGATGAGGGACCCAGTTGTTTTGCTCAGCATTTACCCAGAGTTCCCTGCTGCAGTAACATCCTCACTTTCCACGTGTGGAGAGTTTATTTTTGTGGTGGACCGATCAGGGAGTATGGACTGCGCAATGCACTCAGGAAAAGATGCAAAGATGCGCATAGAGAGTGCCAAG GACACTCTGCTCCTGCTCTTGAAGAGCCTCCCCATGGGCTGCTACTTCAACATCTATGGCTTTGGCTCCCGTTATGAACATTTCTTCCC GAAGAGCGTTGAGTACAACCAGAAGACGATGGATGATGCTCTTGAGAAAGTGAAGGGAATGAGAGCAGACATGGGGGGCACTGAGATTCTTCAGCCTCTGAAACACATCTACAGCCAGCCCTGCATCCCCAGTCACCCCAGACAG CTCTTCATTTTCACTGATGGAGAGGTGGGGAACACTAAGCAGGTTTTGGACTTGGTGAAGATCAATGGGAATTCTCACCG GTGCTTCTCTTTTGGAATCGGAGAGGGTGCCAGCACTGCTTTAATCACAGGCCTGGCCAAGGAGGCCTCTGGGCATGCTCAGTTCATCACAGGAACAGACCGCATGCAGCCAAAG GTGATGCAGTCTCTGCGCTATGCACTGCAGCCAGCAGTGAAGGACATCTCTGTCCACTGGAACCTTCCAGATGGTGTATCTGTCACCACTTTGTCTCCTCCACTCAAAGTGCTCTTCCATGGTCAAAGGGCCCTGCTCTATGCCCAGCTCAAAGGAGAG AACGCAGCGAATCCTGAAGGATCTGTGACAATACAGTACAACCTGTTGGAGGAGACGGTCAAGAACCAACTCAGCTTCTGCCTCAGACCCACAGGAGACACAGG AGTGACTCTCCACCGGCTGGGGGCTCGGACTCTGATCCGCTCgctggagatggaggagagggcagcAGGGCCAGAGGCGAAGGCCCTGAGAGAGAAGCTGCTGCAGCTCAGCCTGCAGTCTGGagtcagctgcacacacaccgcCTTCATCGCCATCCACAAGGGCAGTGGACAGACTGTGCAGGGACCACTACTGCACAGAACTGTGCCAACGCCAG GAATGTTTTTTGGTGCACCTATGGCCCTTTGCTGTTCAATGCCAATGACAATGCCAATGGCTAGAATGGCCCCAATGCGTAAAATGGCTAACATGGCCCCAATGGCTAGAATGGCTGCAGTGCCTGCAATGCTTCCTG TAATGATGTGCTGTGATTCTatggaagatgatgatgagatGTTTGATGGGGTTCAAG AACCAGAGTCTCCCCCAGATCCCCTCCTTCAGCTGATCTCTCTCCAGAAAGCCTCGGGGTCATGGGAAATGGAGTCCTCCATGGCCAAGGTGTTGAAGAAGACAGATGATGAGTTAGACAAGCTGATGCCAGTGGGG ATCCACCTTTGTGTACTAACACCAGAGGGACTACAGAGGCTAGACTAG
- the LOC121683615 gene encoding von Willebrand factor A domain-containing protein 5A-like isoform X1 codes for MKSCCGLVTVKNEPVPLKSVEVDVHVQGHVATVTSTLLYVNGEERPLEAVFVFPLPGECAVCHLSAKIGDTEVVAKLQDKQKAREEYDDALSSGHQAFLLEESDQSPDVFQLNVGSLPPGESAAITLVYISELDMQADDALRFCLPAVLNPRYTPQDMDRSQMATVTSVPAGTVPYTLALSAHLSSPQPISKVESNCDLEPLAYLNPDKTQATVSLSPGHLFDRDVELLLYYHDAHKPTAIVEAGLDTAEPGSLMRDPVVLLSIYPEFPAAVTSSLSTCGEFIFVVDRSGSMDCAMHSGKDAKMRIESAKDTLLLLLKSLPMGCYFNIYGFGSRYEHFFPKSVEYNQKTMDDALEKVKGMRADMGGTEILQPLKHIYSQPCIPSHPRQLFIFTDGEVGNTKQVLDLVKINGNSHRCFSFGIGEGASTALITGLAKEASGHAQFITGTDRMQPKVMQSLRYALQPAVKDISVHWNLPDGVSVTTLSPPLKVLFHGQRALLYAQLKGENAANPEGSVTIQYNLLEETVKNQLSFCLRPTGDTGVTLHRLGARTLIRSLEMEERAAGPEAKALREKLLQLSLQSGVSCTHTAFIAIHKGSGQTVQGPLLHRTVPTPGMFFGAPMALCCSMPMTMPMARMAPMRKMANMAPMARMAAVPAMLPVMMCCDSMEDDDEMFDGVQEPESPPDPLLQLISLQKASGSWEMESSMAKVLKKTDDELDKLMPVGVDKAVWATVLALIWLYGFRLDARDEWQFVAMKAASWIQAQKVDCVSQCVQAGNALLGCQLQQKTLGL; via the exons ATGAAAAGCTGCTGTGGTTTGGTTACTGTCAAGAATGAGCCAG TTCCTCTGAAGAGTGTGGAGGTAGATGTGCATGTGCAGGGACATGTAGCCACAGTGACCTCCACTCTGCTGTATGTGAATGGAGAAgagcgccccctagaggctgtgtttgtgttccctCTGCCTGGAGAATGTGCCGTCTGTCACCTCAGCGCCAAGATAGGAGACACAGAGGTGGTGGCAAAGCTGCAGGACAAACAGAAG GCCCGGGAGGAGTATGATGATGCATTGAGCTCGGGCCACCAGGCCTTCCTGCTGGAGGAGAGTGATCAGAGCCCAGACGTCTTCCAGCTGAACGTGGGCAGCCTGCCTCCAGGAGAGAGTGCTGCCATCACTCTGGTCTACATCTCAGAGCTGGACATGCAAGCTGACGACGCCCTGCGCTTCTGTCTGCCCGCTGTGCTCAACCCCCGCTACACACCCCAGG ACATGGACAGGAGTCAAATGGCCACTGTGACATCAGTCCCAGCTGGTACGGTGCCCTACACTTTGGCTCTCAGTGCTCACCTGTCCTCCCCCCAGCCCATCTCTAAAGTGGAGTCCAACTGTGATCTGGAGCCACTGGCTTACCTCAACCCAGACAAAACACAGGCCACG GTGAGTCTCTCTCCAGGCCACCTGTTTGATCGTGATGTGGAGCTGCTGCTGTATTACCACGATGCTCATAAGCCCACTGCCATAGTGGAGGCTGGACTGGACACTGCTGAGCCAG GCTCTTTGATGAGGGACCCAGTTGTTTTGCTCAGCATTTACCCAGAGTTCCCTGCTGCAGTAACATCCTCACTTTCCACGTGTGGAGAGTTTATTTTTGTGGTGGACCGATCAGGGAGTATGGACTGCGCAATGCACTCAGGAAAAGATGCAAAGATGCGCATAGAGAGTGCCAAG GACACTCTGCTCCTGCTCTTGAAGAGCCTCCCCATGGGCTGCTACTTCAACATCTATGGCTTTGGCTCCCGTTATGAACATTTCTTCCC GAAGAGCGTTGAGTACAACCAGAAGACGATGGATGATGCTCTTGAGAAAGTGAAGGGAATGAGAGCAGACATGGGGGGCACTGAGATTCTTCAGCCTCTGAAACACATCTACAGCCAGCCCTGCATCCCCAGTCACCCCAGACAG CTCTTCATTTTCACTGATGGAGAGGTGGGGAACACTAAGCAGGTTTTGGACTTGGTGAAGATCAATGGGAATTCTCACCG GTGCTTCTCTTTTGGAATCGGAGAGGGTGCCAGCACTGCTTTAATCACAGGCCTGGCCAAGGAGGCCTCTGGGCATGCTCAGTTCATCACAGGAACAGACCGCATGCAGCCAAAG GTGATGCAGTCTCTGCGCTATGCACTGCAGCCAGCAGTGAAGGACATCTCTGTCCACTGGAACCTTCCAGATGGTGTATCTGTCACCACTTTGTCTCCTCCACTCAAAGTGCTCTTCCATGGTCAAAGGGCCCTGCTCTATGCCCAGCTCAAAGGAGAG AACGCAGCGAATCCTGAAGGATCTGTGACAATACAGTACAACCTGTTGGAGGAGACGGTCAAGAACCAACTCAGCTTCTGCCTCAGACCCACAGGAGACACAGG AGTGACTCTCCACCGGCTGGGGGCTCGGACTCTGATCCGCTCgctggagatggaggagagggcagcAGGGCCAGAGGCGAAGGCCCTGAGAGAGAAGCTGCTGCAGCTCAGCCTGCAGTCTGGagtcagctgcacacacaccgcCTTCATCGCCATCCACAAGGGCAGTGGACAGACTGTGCAGGGACCACTACTGCACAGAACTGTGCCAACGCCAG GAATGTTTTTTGGTGCACCTATGGCCCTTTGCTGTTCAATGCCAATGACAATGCCAATGGCTAGAATGGCCCCAATGCGTAAAATGGCTAACATGGCCCCAATGGCTAGAATGGCTGCAGTGCCTGCAATGCTTCCTG TAATGATGTGCTGTGATTCTatggaagatgatgatgagatGTTTGATGGGGTTCAAG AACCAGAGTCTCCCCCAGATCCCCTCCTTCAGCTGATCTCTCTCCAGAAAGCCTCGGGGTCATGGGAAATGGAGTCCTCCATGGCCAAGGTGTTGAAGAAGACAGATGATGAGTTAGACAAGCTGATGCCAGTGGGG GTGGATAAGGCTGTGTGGGCTACAGTTCTGGCTCTGATTTGGCTCTATGGTTTCCGCCTGGATGCCCGGGATGAATGGCAGTTTGTAGCCATGAAGGCAGCATCATGGATTCAAGCTCAGAAAG TGgactgtgtgtctcagtgtgtgcagGCTGGAAATGCTCTGCTGGGATGTCAGCTGCAGCAGAAGACTCTGGGCCTCTGA
- the LOC121683615 gene encoding von Willebrand factor A domain-containing protein 5A-like isoform X4, with the protein MDRSQMATVTSVPAGTVPYTLALSAHLSSPQPISKVESNCDLEPLAYLNPDKTQATVSLSPGHLFDRDVELLLYYHDAHKPTAIVEAGLDTAEPGSLMRDPVVLLSIYPEFPAAVTSSLSTCGEFIFVVDRSGSMDCAMHSGKDAKMRIESAKDTLLLLLKSLPMGCYFNIYGFGSRYEHFFPKSVEYNQKTMDDALEKVKGMRADMGGTEILQPLKHIYSQPCIPSHPRQLFIFTDGEVGNTKQVLDLVKINGNSHRCFSFGIGEGASTALITGLAKEASGHAQFITGTDRMQPKVMQSLRYALQPAVKDISVHWNLPDGVSVTTLSPPLKVLFHGQRALLYAQLKGENAANPEGSVTIQYNLLEETVKNQLSFCLRPTGDTGVTLHRLGARTLIRSLEMEERAAGPEAKALREKLLQLSLQSGVSCTHTAFIAIHKGSGQTVQGPLLHRTVPTPGMFFGAPMALCCSMPMTMPMARMAPMRKMANMAPMARMAAVPAMLPVMMCCDSMEDDDEMFDGVQEPESPPDPLLQLISLQKASGSWEMESSMAKVLKKTDDELDKLMPVGVDKAVWATVLALIWLYGFRLDARDEWQFVAMKAASWIQAQKVDCVSQCVQAGNALLGCQLQQKTLGL; encoded by the exons ATGGACAGGAGTCAAATGGCCACTGTGACATCAGTCCCAGCTGGTACGGTGCCCTACACTTTGGCTCTCAGTGCTCACCTGTCCTCCCCCCAGCCCATCTCTAAAGTGGAGTCCAACTGTGATCTGGAGCCACTGGCTTACCTCAACCCAGACAAAACACAGGCCACG GTGAGTCTCTCTCCAGGCCACCTGTTTGATCGTGATGTGGAGCTGCTGCTGTATTACCACGATGCTCATAAGCCCACTGCCATAGTGGAGGCTGGACTGGACACTGCTGAGCCAG GCTCTTTGATGAGGGACCCAGTTGTTTTGCTCAGCATTTACCCAGAGTTCCCTGCTGCAGTAACATCCTCACTTTCCACGTGTGGAGAGTTTATTTTTGTGGTGGACCGATCAGGGAGTATGGACTGCGCAATGCACTCAGGAAAAGATGCAAAGATGCGCATAGAGAGTGCCAAG GACACTCTGCTCCTGCTCTTGAAGAGCCTCCCCATGGGCTGCTACTTCAACATCTATGGCTTTGGCTCCCGTTATGAACATTTCTTCCC GAAGAGCGTTGAGTACAACCAGAAGACGATGGATGATGCTCTTGAGAAAGTGAAGGGAATGAGAGCAGACATGGGGGGCACTGAGATTCTTCAGCCTCTGAAACACATCTACAGCCAGCCCTGCATCCCCAGTCACCCCAGACAG CTCTTCATTTTCACTGATGGAGAGGTGGGGAACACTAAGCAGGTTTTGGACTTGGTGAAGATCAATGGGAATTCTCACCG GTGCTTCTCTTTTGGAATCGGAGAGGGTGCCAGCACTGCTTTAATCACAGGCCTGGCCAAGGAGGCCTCTGGGCATGCTCAGTTCATCACAGGAACAGACCGCATGCAGCCAAAG GTGATGCAGTCTCTGCGCTATGCACTGCAGCCAGCAGTGAAGGACATCTCTGTCCACTGGAACCTTCCAGATGGTGTATCTGTCACCACTTTGTCTCCTCCACTCAAAGTGCTCTTCCATGGTCAAAGGGCCCTGCTCTATGCCCAGCTCAAAGGAGAG AACGCAGCGAATCCTGAAGGATCTGTGACAATACAGTACAACCTGTTGGAGGAGACGGTCAAGAACCAACTCAGCTTCTGCCTCAGACCCACAGGAGACACAGG AGTGACTCTCCACCGGCTGGGGGCTCGGACTCTGATCCGCTCgctggagatggaggagagggcagcAGGGCCAGAGGCGAAGGCCCTGAGAGAGAAGCTGCTGCAGCTCAGCCTGCAGTCTGGagtcagctgcacacacaccgcCTTCATCGCCATCCACAAGGGCAGTGGACAGACTGTGCAGGGACCACTACTGCACAGAACTGTGCCAACGCCAG GAATGTTTTTTGGTGCACCTATGGCCCTTTGCTGTTCAATGCCAATGACAATGCCAATGGCTAGAATGGCCCCAATGCGTAAAATGGCTAACATGGCCCCAATGGCTAGAATGGCTGCAGTGCCTGCAATGCTTCCTG TAATGATGTGCTGTGATTCTatggaagatgatgatgagatGTTTGATGGGGTTCAAG AACCAGAGTCTCCCCCAGATCCCCTCCTTCAGCTGATCTCTCTCCAGAAAGCCTCGGGGTCATGGGAAATGGAGTCCTCCATGGCCAAGGTGTTGAAGAAGACAGATGATGAGTTAGACAAGCTGATGCCAGTGGGG GTGGATAAGGCTGTGTGGGCTACAGTTCTGGCTCTGATTTGGCTCTATGGTTTCCGCCTGGATGCCCGGGATGAATGGCAGTTTGTAGCCATGAAGGCAGCATCATGGATTCAAGCTCAGAAAG TGgactgtgtgtctcagtgtgtgcagGCTGGAAATGCTCTGCTGGGATGTCAGCTGCAGCAGAAGACTCTGGGCCTCTGA
- the LOC121683615 gene encoding von Willebrand factor A domain-containing protein 5A-like isoform X5, translated as MKSCCGLVTVKNEPVPLKSVEVDVHVQGHVATVTSTLLYVNGEERPLEAVFVFPLPGECAVCHLSAKIGDTEVVAKLQDKQKAREEYDDALSSGHQAFLLEESDQSPDVFQLNVGSLPPGESAAITLVYISELDMQADDALRFCLPAVLNPRYTPQDMDRSQMATVTSVPAGTVPYTLALSAHLSSPQPISKVESNCDLEPLAYLNPDKTQATVSLSPGHLFDRDVELLLYYHDAHKPTAIVEAGLDTAEPGSLMRDPVVLLSIYPEFPAAVTSSLSTCGEFIFVVDRSGSMDCAMHSGKDAKMRIESAKDTLLLLLKSLPMGCYFNIYGFGSRYEHFFPKSVEYNQKTMDDALEKVKGMRADMGGTEILQPLKHIYSQPCIPSHPRQLFIFTDGEVGNTKQVLDLVKINGNSHR; from the exons ATGAAAAGCTGCTGTGGTTTGGTTACTGTCAAGAATGAGCCAG TTCCTCTGAAGAGTGTGGAGGTAGATGTGCATGTGCAGGGACATGTAGCCACAGTGACCTCCACTCTGCTGTATGTGAATGGAGAAgagcgccccctagaggctgtgtttgtgttccctCTGCCTGGAGAATGTGCCGTCTGTCACCTCAGCGCCAAGATAGGAGACACAGAGGTGGTGGCAAAGCTGCAGGACAAACAGAAG GCCCGGGAGGAGTATGATGATGCATTGAGCTCGGGCCACCAGGCCTTCCTGCTGGAGGAGAGTGATCAGAGCCCAGACGTCTTCCAGCTGAACGTGGGCAGCCTGCCTCCAGGAGAGAGTGCTGCCATCACTCTGGTCTACATCTCAGAGCTGGACATGCAAGCTGACGACGCCCTGCGCTTCTGTCTGCCCGCTGTGCTCAACCCCCGCTACACACCCCAGG ACATGGACAGGAGTCAAATGGCCACTGTGACATCAGTCCCAGCTGGTACGGTGCCCTACACTTTGGCTCTCAGTGCTCACCTGTCCTCCCCCCAGCCCATCTCTAAAGTGGAGTCCAACTGTGATCTGGAGCCACTGGCTTACCTCAACCCAGACAAAACACAGGCCACG GTGAGTCTCTCTCCAGGCCACCTGTTTGATCGTGATGTGGAGCTGCTGCTGTATTACCACGATGCTCATAAGCCCACTGCCATAGTGGAGGCTGGACTGGACACTGCTGAGCCAG GCTCTTTGATGAGGGACCCAGTTGTTTTGCTCAGCATTTACCCAGAGTTCCCTGCTGCAGTAACATCCTCACTTTCCACGTGTGGAGAGTTTATTTTTGTGGTGGACCGATCAGGGAGTATGGACTGCGCAATGCACTCAGGAAAAGATGCAAAGATGCGCATAGAGAGTGCCAAG GACACTCTGCTCCTGCTCTTGAAGAGCCTCCCCATGGGCTGCTACTTCAACATCTATGGCTTTGGCTCCCGTTATGAACATTTCTTCCC GAAGAGCGTTGAGTACAACCAGAAGACGATGGATGATGCTCTTGAGAAAGTGAAGGGAATGAGAGCAGACATGGGGGGCACTGAGATTCTTCAGCCTCTGAAACACATCTACAGCCAGCCCTGCATCCCCAGTCACCCCAGACAG CTCTTCATTTTCACTGATGGAGAGGTGGGGAACACTAAGCAGGTTTTGGACTTGGTGAAGATCAATGGGAATTCTCACCG GTGA